Proteins encoded together in one Triticum dicoccoides isolate Atlit2015 ecotype Zavitan chromosome 7B, WEW_v2.0, whole genome shotgun sequence window:
- the LOC119339529 gene encoding uncharacterized protein LOC119339529 — MATSIPAPHASIHHTVRHSSLHLYSSRPRRRKPASMTAKVAGCRKRGAEAFMEDPFAALPPLNTKRGRCSPSAAADVAELGVSMDFDPVDALQLIFPGADPQLLRGYFEASGNVLDAAIRGFKDYLASGSSPTNADAASSGVASDVAKMNTPTDGTDWAELIVKEMSAASDLIDAKNRAFRILELFDKSAADCNTPDEKQKMCEEHKILKQMLGGLLHQNGVLKRAFLIQHNRLKDYQDMVQERSQFKEIVGKYQQQIKALEDRNYVLSLHLAQSDHRSGISGHRNPDVF, encoded by the exons ATGGCGACATCGATT CCCGCCCCGCACGCATCGATCCACCACACAGTTCGCCACTCCTCCCTGCATCTCTACTCTTCCAGACCTCGCCGGCGGAAGCCAGCAAGCATGACGGCGAAAGTGGCCGGCTGCCGGAAGCGCGGGGCGGAGGCCTTCATGGAGGACCCCTTCGCGGCGCTCCCGCCGTTGAACACGAAGAGGGGGCGATgctcgccgtccgccgccgccgacgtggcCGAACTCGGGGTCAGCATGGACTTCGACCCCGTCGACGCGCTCCAGCTCATCTTCCCCGGCGCCGATCCGCAG CTTCTTCGGGGCTATTTTGAAGCATCAGGAAATGTCTTGGATGCTGCAATCAGAGGCTTCAAGGATTATTTGGCATCGGGTTCATCACCGACCAATGCTGATGCGGCCTCATCTGGAG TGGCATCTGATGTGGCGAAGATGAATACTCCAACAGACGGTACTGACTGGGCAGAGCTAATAGTCAAGGAGATGTCGGCTGCTTCAGATTTGATCGACGCCAAGAATCGAGCCTTCAGGATACTTGAATTGTTTGACAAATCTGCCGCAGACTGCAATACTCCTGATGAAAAGCAGAAAATGTGTGAG GAGCACAAGATACTGAAGCAGATGCTGGGAGGCCTGCTTCACCAGAACGGCGTCCTGAAGAGGGCCTTTCTTATCCAGCACAACCGGCTCAAGGACTACCAGGACATGGTGCAGGAGCGGTCCCAGTTCAAGGAGATCGTCGGCAAGTACCAGCAGCAGATCAAGGCGCTGGAG GATAGGAACTATGTGCTGTCGTTGCATCTCGCGCAGTCGGATCATCGGAGTGGCATATCTGGGCACCGCAACCCCGACGTCTTCTAG